GGTGACCCCCCCGGGCACCGCGCCCATCCCGGGCCGCCAGCCGTGCTTCGCGAGGATCGCCTCGGCGTCGCGGATCGTCTCCCTGAGCAGACTTTCCGCCTCGGCGTCCTTCCCCGACTGCCGGTACGCCGCCGCGAGGTGGAGCCGATCCTGGAAGGGCTCCTCCGAGCTGCTCGAGAGGTCCACGTGCGTCAGCGCGAAGACCGCGGCGCCGATCACGGCCATCATCGCCATCCGCCGCGCCGCCCCGCGCGCCGGAGCCCCCTTCGCGCGGACATCTGCGACCGCCCCCGCGAGGGCCGCCGCGCCCGCCCCCGCGACGACGAGGAGCACCGGCACGAACGGCAGGCGGAAGCGCGCGAAGTTGAAGAAGATGAGGACCGATCCCATGTAGCCGGCCCCCGCGAGGTACAGCGGAAGGAGCCGCCGCCACAGGTGGAAGGTCAGGAAGAGCCCGGGCGCCGCGAGCGCCGCCACCCACGCGAACGTGGGCAGCACGCTCAGCGTCGTCGAGAAGCGCCGAAACGAGTAGAACGAGTAGTTGTCGGGGAGCTCGTGATCGTCGAGGAAGAGAAAAGCCTTCCGGATCATCAGCCAGCACCAGTGCCCCGGCCGGTCGGCGATCGCCCGGAGCCCCTCGCCGTACCAGAACCGCGACGACTCCCCCCGCGTGAGCGGCCGCCCCGTGATCTCCCGAGCCCGCCGCCGGAAATCCTCGTGCTCGTACCGCGGGTTCGATCGCACCCACGGCGGCGGCACATACGCCCCGTTCGCGTACGGGCCGTTGCCGATGTAGAAGACCTCGCCGCCGCCGGAGGTCGTCAGGACCCACTCGCCGGAGACGTGGTGGTTGCGCCAGAGGACGGGAAGGAGCGCGACGAGCGCCCCCCCCACCATACAAAGTGGCCACGAGATTGTTGGAATCGAGCGGGACCCGGATGGCGGGTCGGGAACTCTTTCCTGTCGGTTCGAATTGTTTCGCGGGACGCGAGTTCCTCCGCGTTCCGGCGGGTCCCACAATCTCGTGGCCACCTTGAGGAGGAGGTACGAGACGAAGATCGGCAGGAGCAGCAGGAAGTTGTCCCGCACCAGCCCCCCCACCCCGATCACGAACCCCGCCGCCGCGAACGACCTCCACCCCCGCCTCGCGTCGTCGAGCCCCCGGTAGATCAGGAGGAGCATCAGCGCCGAGAAGAAGGGGGTCAGGAACTCCTTCATCACCTGTCCTTCGTAGAAGATGAACGGGCCGTACAGCGCCGCGCCAATCCCCGCCGCGAGGCCGGCGGCGCGGCCGAAGAGACGGCGGCCGAGAAGGGAGATCAGCACGGCGGTGACGGCGCCGACGCCGAACTGGAGGACCCTCAGGAGGAAGAGCTTCTGGCCGAAGACGATGAAGTAGACGGCGAGGAGGTAGGAGTAGAGCGGCGACTGCTCGAAGACCTCCTTGCCGAGCCAGTCCCCCGAGGCGATCGCGAGGGCCCAGTCGTGGTAGTACCGGGGGTCGAGGTGGAGGAAGTCGAAGAAGGGGGAGTTGCGGTACTCGAGGAGGTAGAGAGCGCGCACGACGACGGCGATCGCGGCGACGAGGAGGAGGTCGCCGAGGGGTCCCCCGGTC
The nucleotide sequence above comes from Acidobacteriota bacterium. Encoded proteins:
- a CDS encoding glycosyltransferase family 39 protein, with the translated sequence MARVTDDRRGATGGPLGDLLLVAAIAVVVRALYLLEYRNSPFFDFLHLDPRYYHDWALAIASGDWLGKEVFEQSPLYSYLLAVYFIVFGQKLFLLRVLQFGVGAVTAVLISLLGRRLFGRAAGLAAGIGAALYGPFIFYEGQVMKEFLTPFFSALMLLLIYRGLDDARRGWRSFAAAGFVIGVGGLVRDNFLLLLPIFVSYLLLKVATRLWDPPERGGTRVPRNNSNRQERVPDPPSGSRSIPTISWPLCMVGGALVALLPVLWRNHHVSGEWVLTTSGGGEVFYIGNGPYANGAYVPPPWVRSNPRYEHEDFRRRAREITGRPLTRGESSRFWYGEGLRAIADRPGHWCWLMIRKAFLFLDDHELPDNYSFYSFRRFSTTLSVLPTFAWVAALAAPGLFLTFHLWRRLLPLYLAGAGYMGSVLIFFNFARFRLPFVPVLLVVAGAGAAALAGAVADVRAKGAPARGAARRMAMMAVIGAAVFALTHVDLSSSSEEPFQDRLHLAAAYRQSGKDAEAESLLRETIRDAEAILAKHGWRPGMGAVPGGVTFATALRSAHRDLAGILLAGHRDDAAIAELLAAIPLDPNDADMYQALGQAYRSKGDGAAAERAYEAALGLRPDSFTIRYDLATALYESGDAAGALRELIDARKRNPGLADLDLADWNYGMGFALAALQGREAESVPHLAEGLRLNPDAPGAPDARKLLAGTPR